The segment TCGCATCCGTCGGCGATGCAGGTCACGGCGCCGAGCTATGGACAGGCCTCCCTACTCACTGGTTAAGGTGCGCCGACAACCAGATGGGGAGGCATGCGTGGCTGGGACGGACCCGATCGCCGAGGCCGAGGCCGTCGGCGATGCCGACGCGCTGTTTGTGCTGACCGCGGCACTGCTGACGCCCGCGCGTTTCCCGAGCGTGCTCGGTGACGACTACCCGGCTGCCTGCGCGGCGCTGGGGCTTGAGCCGTACACGGACGGGTACGGGCTCGTGTTCGGCCAGGACGGGCTCGGCGCACGCTGGACGGTCGTCGTCGACGACGTGTCGCTCGTCGCGGTGGCCATCTCCTCCTGGGACTGCGGTATGGCCTACGACCTCTCCCCCGACGAACGCTCGGTGGTCGCCGGGCTGCCGGGCTGGCCTCTCGACCTGGTCGCCCGCGCCCCCGGCGTACCGGCCCCGCACGACCCGGAGCCGGAAGAGGGCGATTCCGCCCCGCTGACGCCGCCCTCCGGCGACGCCTGGGGACCGGCCCAGCGGCGCCTCGGCGCCGACGAGGTGGCACTCCAATGGGCGGACTGGCGGAGCCAGGTGGAGGACGGCGCTCCGGCCGGGGAACGGACGGGCGCCTCGCCCGACACGCCGGCCTCGCCCCACACCGGCGCCTCGCCCAAGACCAGCGCCTCGCCCGCGGCGGCCTCCTCCGAAGCGGCGCCTTCGCCCGAAACGGCCTCTTCCCCCGAGACCGACGCCGCGTCCAACAGCGCGGCCGCAGCCAAGACCCCCGCCTCGTCCAGGACGTCTGCCTGGTTCGAACCGGCCTCCCGCTCCAAGGTTGCGCCGTCCGCGGTCGTCGCACCCGAACCTTCCCCCGACGTCGCCCCCGAACCGGCCCTCGACACCGACCCGTCCCCCGACACCGTCTCCGACCCGTACGCCGGAGTCCGCAGGGCCCTGGACCAGGCGCTCCGCTACCTGGAGGAGCCGCCGCCGGTCGGGCGCGTGCGGTCCGACGCCGGCACGGACGAGGGCGTGCGGACACTGCGGGCGGACGGCCCCGGCTGGTCGCTGGTGGCCCGGACGGACGACATGGCCTTCGTCCTGCTCGACGAGCTGCCGGGCGAGGTGCTGCCGGTGGCCCGGGGGCCGCGGCTGCCGGCGATCCTCGAAGGACTCGACGCGATCGCCGTACGCCCCTCCTGAGCGGCCTCGGCGTGACGTCCCCTGGGGGGTGTCACGCCACTCCACACGGAACGACGGCCCGAGGTGTGGTCCGGGACCATGGCCCGGGGGTCGGGGTGCGCCGCAGGATGTGGCGCCGCACCCCTTCCCGCCGTCCCCTCGGAGGCCCACCATGCGCCTGTTCCCAGGCGTCCCCCTGCTCACCGCGCTGCTGACCGCCGTCACGGTCCTGGCCCCCGCGAGTCCCGCCGGGGCGGAGGGGCGGGCCACCGCGCACTGCGCGCGGCAGGACCGACTGCGCGTTCCCGGCGCCGAGCACCAGCAGTCCGCCTGCCTGGCCGATCTGACGACCGCCGGGCTCGCGGGCACGCAGTACACCGACACGGCGGACCAGGCCGGGCTCGCCGCCCGGGGGACCCGTAACCCCTCGGGCGTGCCCGGGGTCCAGATCGACGGCTACTTCCCCGACGACTCGCGCCTCAACGCCACCCACGGCTGGGCGCACGACGCGCAGTTCGTCATCCGGCTGCCCGACCACTGGAACGGCGGGCTCGTCGTCACCGGCGCGCCGGGCACCCGGCGGCAGTACTCCACGGACGCGCTCATCTCCGACCAGGTTCTGGCCAGGGGCTTCGCCTACGCCGCCACCGACAAGGGCAACACGGGACCGGACTTCTTCACCGACGGACGGGGTCCGGGCGACGCGGTCGCCGAGTGGAACCGCCGGGTGACCGAGCTGACGCGGGCTGCCAAGAAGGCCGTGCGGCAGCGTTACGGCCGGGCGCCGGAGCGCACGTACATGACGGGCATCTCCAACGGCGGCTATCTGACGCGCTGGCAGTTGGAGAACCGGCCCGAGCTGTACGACGGCGGGGTCGACTGGGAGGGCGTGCTGTGGACCGCGCGTGGCCCCAACCTCCTGACGAGCCTGCCCCTGACGGTGGCCCGGTCGCTCGGGCAGGCCACCGACGAGGATCTGATCGGGGCGGGCTTCGCACCCGGCTCGCGCTTCCTGTGGCCGTACCACGAGAAGGCGTACTGGGGGCTGACGCAGAAGATCTTCCGGGCCGAGTTCGATCCCTCGTACGATCCGGCCTGCCCCGGCTCCACCGCCGGCGGGACCGTGGAGCAGATCTTCGCGCCCTGCGCCTCGGACGCCTCGTACGACTACGTCTCCCGCCCGGCGTCCGTCCACCGCGCGGTGGCGAAGGTCGCGCTCACCGGGCGGATCGGCAGGCCGCTCATCACGCTCCACGGCGACCTGGACACCTTGCTGCCCATCGCCACGGACTCGGATGTGTACACGGGGATGATCGACGCGCGGGGCCGGGGCGGGCTGCACCGGTACTACACGGTGCAGGACGGGACGCACACCGACGGCCTCTACGACACGTATCCGGACCGTCTGCGTCCGATCCTGCCGTGCTACCGCTCCGCGTTCGAGGCGCTGACCCGCTGGGTCGAGGACGGTACGGCTCCGCCGGCGGACCGCACCATCGCGAGGCCCGCGAGCGGTGACGTGGTCAACTCCTGCGCCCTGGAGGAGTGAGCCGGGGCCCCTGGCCGCTCTGGAGGAGTGAGCCGGGCGCCCTGGCGGGCCCACGGGGCTCGGTCAGACCCTTTCCAGCGGGCGATGCGGGCCCTCCGGCAGCTCGGCGCGGATCGGGTCGCCGGGCCGCACCTCCCCGCCGGTCAGGACGATGCCCATGATCCCGGCCTTGCGCACGACGTCTCCGTTCTCGTCGCGGCCGAGCACCTGCTTGAGCAGTCCGTGCTGGAAGTTGTCGATCTGGGCGCACGGGTTGCGCAGTCCGGTGACCTCGACGACGGCGTCCGCACCGAGGTGCAGGCGGGTGCCGGTGGGCAGGCCGAGGAGGTCGATCCCCCGGGTGGTGACGTTCTCGCCGAGGTCGCCGGGAGCGACCTCGAAGCCGGATCCGGCGACGTCGTCGAAGAGCTCCGCGTGGATGAGGTGGACCTGACGCAGATTCGGCCGGGTCGGGTCCTGGGCGACGCGTGACCGGTGCTTGACGGTCACGCCCGCGTGGACGTCGCCCTCCACACCGAGTCCGGCGAGGAGGGTGATGCCCTCCCTGTTGGGCTTGGTGAACGAGTACGTGCCGTTGCTGCTGACCGTGGTGACCGTGCCGCCGCTCATGACGAGGAGCTCCCCTTCTCCGATCTTCGGAGGCCGGAGCACCGACCGCCGAACCGATGATCACACCAGGTGTGACCTGCCCCGACCCTACTCGGACCACTCGGACCGCAGCGGCGCGCCCACCTCGTGCAGATGGCCGAGGGCCTGACGGTACGAGTCCACGAAACCGGTCTCCGTGTACGGGACGCCCAGGGCCGCGCAGTGGGCCCGGACGGCGGGCTGGGCGAGGCGCAGGTTCGGGCGCGGCATGCTCGGGAAGAGGTGGTGCTCGACCTGGTAGTTGAGGCCGCCGAGGAACCAGTCGGTCAGGGCGCCGCCCCGGATGTTGCGGGAGGTGAGCACCTGGCGCCTCAGATGCCCCCAGCTGTCGCCGTCCGCGTGCTCGTCGGGGCGCTCCATGCCCTTGTGGTTGGGGGCGAAGGCCATGCCCAGGTGTACGCCGAGCAGCATCTGGTGGACGAGGGCGAAGACCAGCGCCTGGGCCGGGGTGAGGAGGGTGAGGAGCAGGGCCGTGTAGCCCGCGAAGTGGGCGAGGAGCAGCGCGCCTTCGACGAGCCGCTCGCGGCGGGTACGGCAGGGCCCGTCCTCGGCCAGCAGGGCCTGGACCCCGTACACCTTGAGTGCGATGCCCTCCAGGGTCGTCAGCGGGAAGAACAGCCACGCTTGGTGACGGGTGAGGAAACCGCGCAGCCCCGTACGGCCGGCCGTCTGATGCTCGGCGAAGACGAGGATGTCGGCCGCGACGTCCGGGTCCTTGTCGAGGTGGTTGGGGTGGGCGTGGTGGCGGTTGTGCTTGTCGTTCCACCACTCCCGGCTCATGCCGAGGAGGAGGTTGGCGTGCACGAGCTGGAGGATCCGGCTGACCTTGCGGTTGGCGGTGATCTGGGCGTGGCCGGCGTCGTGGCCGACGAACGCGGCCCGGGCGGACAGCAGCGCGAGGGGTACGGCGAGCAGCAGTGCCCACCAGGAGGGGCCGATCAGGGCGAGCCCTGCCACGACGGCGGCGATGCCGAGGAGGTTGACGGCGATTCCGCGGGCGTACCAGCCGGGGCGGTGTTCGAGGAGGCCCTGTGACCTGACCGTCCGCAGGAGCGGGGTGAACTCGCTGCCGCCCCTGGCACGGGCGGGCGCCGCTGTGGGTGCGGCGGCGGCCGGGGGCAGGACGGTGGCCTGGGACATGGCGGGCTCCGGTTTCTGTCGGTCGGGGTGCGGCGGCGACTCGGTCGGTGGCGATGAATGACGGTCGTCGACGGTCGTCGGGTGCCTACCGAGAACGTACGGATCGGTGATCTCCAGGGGCCATGGCGTCACCACCCGAGCCCGGCGGGGGGTGCGCCGGGGGCCGGGGGTAGGGCGATCCCCACCCCGCTCCGGCTGTGGTGGGGATCACGCGAGGTACGTACGACGTCGAGGCGGTGCCGTGAGGTACCCTCGGCCGCTCGGACTTCAGGTAGTCAAATTTGAGGAATGCGTTGTCGCTGTCGTACGGACCCGATGATCCCGCCCGCGAGCCCGCCCAGGAACCCTCCCGCGAACTCACCCGCCACTCCGCCGTCTTCCTCCCCGCCGATCCGCCCCGCGCCGGACGGATCGCCTTCTGGTCATCGGACGGCGACGACACGCTGCCGGACCTGGAAGCCACAACGACCGACCTCGGCAGCGGACTCGGTCTCACGGTCGTGGACGGGGAGAGCCTCCGGCCGGTGACCGTCCCCGCGTACTCCCTCTCCGTACGGGACGCCCTGCCGCTCCTCGCCCGCGCCCGTTTCTCCGAAACCGCGGCCCCCGCGAGCGCCTTCTGGGGTGCCGCCACTCTCCTCGCCCTCGACCTCGTCGCACGCGGCCTGCTCCTGCCCGGCCTCACCCCCGGCGACGTCGACGCGTGGCGGGCCGGTCCGCTCGGGCCCGGCGAGCTTGCCGAACTGCGCACGCTCGCCGCGTCGATGCCGCCCGAGGCGCACGCCGTACCGCTCTCACCGGAGGAGCCGCTGCTCCTCCCCCAGCCCGAGGGCCTGCTGCGCGCCTTCGCCGATGCCGTCGCGGACAGCCTGCCCCGTACCCCGGCGGCTCCGCTCGCGGCCGGCGGGCCCGCTTTCGCCGCCGACGAGCCGCAGCCGGTTCCCGAGCAGCGGGCGTGGGCCGCCGATGTGGCGGCGGTGCACGACGCGGGTGTCCGGCTCTCGCTCCGGCTCGAACTGCCGGGATTCAGCGCCGAGTCGGAGAAGGCGCCGGACTTCCGGGCCGTGCTGCAGCTGCACGCCGTCGCCGATCCGACCCTGGTCGCGGACGCGGCGGAGGTGTGGGCGGGCTCCGGTCGGCCGGCGGCCGCGTTCGGCCCCCGGGCCCGGATGGACGCACTCCTCGCGCTCCGGCGCGCCGCGCGTGCCTGGCCCCCGCTGACCCCGCTCCTGACGGCGGCGGTACCCGACACCGTCGAACTCGTCGACGAGGAGGTCGCGGAGCTGCTCGGCGCGGCGGGCCGCGACCTCGCCGCGACGGGCGTCCAGGTCCACTGGCCGCGCGAACTCGCCGACCGGCTGACGGCGAGTGCGGTGATCGGCCCGGTGGGCGGGGAGAAGCCCGCAGCGCAGGACTTCGTCGGCGACAAGGGCTCCGCCGAGGGGCTCGCCTCCCGCGAGAAGGGGTTCGGCTCCGACGAGGAGACCGAGGACGCTCGTTCCTCCTCCGTGCTCCCCTCCTTCCTCTCCGCCGACGCCCTGCTCGGCTTCAACTGGCGCTTCGCCGTGGGCGATCAGGAGCTGACCCGCGCCGAACTCGACCGGCTCGCGGAGGCCGGGCGGCCCCTGGTGCGCCTACGGGACCGCTGGGTTCTCGTCGACCCCGCCGAAGTACGCAGTGCCCGGGCGCAGCAGGACCGCACGGTGACCCCGGTGGACGCCCTCTCGGCCGTCCTCACCGGAACCACCGAGATCGACGGCCGGCCCGTGGAGGTGGCAGCGACCGGATGGCTGGAGCGGCTGCGGGAGCGGCTCACCGAACCCGAGGGCGGCCGCCCGGAGGTCTCCCAGCCCCCGGCACTCACCGCGACCCTGCGGGACTACCAGCTGCGCGGGCTCGACTGGCTGCACCGGATGACCTCTCTCGGCCTCGGCGGCTGTCTCGCGGACGACATGGGGCTCGGCAAGACCATCACCGTCATCGCGCTGCATCTGCACCGGCAGTCCGACCCGGCGTCCGCGGGACCCACCCTCGTCGTCTGTCCGACCTCCCTCATGGGCAACTGGCAGCGGGAGATCGAGAAGTTCGCGCCGGACACGCCGGTGCGCCGCTTCCACGGCGCCACCCGTGATCTGGAGGACCTCGCCGACGGCGGTTTCGTGCTCACCACGTACGGCACCATGCGGCTCGACGCGGCGCGGCTCGCCGCCCGGAGCTGGGGACTCGTGGTCGCGGACGAGGCTCAGCACGTCAAGAACCCGTACTCGGCGACGGCCAGGCAGCTGCGGACCATCGGGGCACGCGCCCGCGTGGCGCTGTCCGGCACACCGGTGGAGAACAACCTCTCCGAGCTGTGGGCGATCCTCGACTGGACCACGCCGGGTCTGCTGGGCAGCCTGGGCGCGTTCCGGACGCGGTTCGCCGCCGCCGTCGAGGGCGGCCGGGATCCGGCCGCCGCCGCGCGACTCGCCGCGCTGGTCCGCCCGTTCCTGCTGCGCCGCCGCAAGTCGGACCCCGGCATCGCACCCGAG is part of the Streptomyces sp. NBC_00250 genome and harbors:
- a CDS encoding fatty acid desaturase family protein: MSQATVLPPAAAAPTAAPARARGGSEFTPLLRTVRSQGLLEHRPGWYARGIAVNLLGIAAVVAGLALIGPSWWALLLAVPLALLSARAAFVGHDAGHAQITANRKVSRILQLVHANLLLGMSREWWNDKHNRHHAHPNHLDKDPDVAADILVFAEHQTAGRTGLRGFLTRHQAWLFFPLTTLEGIALKVYGVQALLAEDGPCRTRRERLVEGALLLAHFAGYTALLLTLLTPAQALVFALVHQMLLGVHLGMAFAPNHKGMERPDEHADGDSWGHLRRQVLTSRNIRGGALTDWFLGGLNYQVEHHLFPSMPRPNLRLAQPAVRAHCAALGVPYTETGFVDSYRQALGHLHEVGAPLRSEWSE
- a CDS encoding MOSC domain-containing protein is translated as MSGGTVTTVSSNGTYSFTKPNREGITLLAGLGVEGDVHAGVTVKHRSRVAQDPTRPNLRQVHLIHAELFDDVAGSGFEVAPGDLGENVTTRGIDLLGLPTGTRLHLGADAVVEVTGLRNPCAQIDNFQHGLLKQVLGRDENGDVVRKAGIMGIVLTGGEVRPGDPIRAELPEGPHRPLERV
- a CDS encoding DEAD/DEAH box helicase, which encodes MRNALSLSYGPDDPAREPAQEPSRELTRHSAVFLPADPPRAGRIAFWSSDGDDTLPDLEATTTDLGSGLGLTVVDGESLRPVTVPAYSLSVRDALPLLARARFSETAAPASAFWGAATLLALDLVARGLLLPGLTPGDVDAWRAGPLGPGELAELRTLAASMPPEAHAVPLSPEEPLLLPQPEGLLRAFADAVADSLPRTPAAPLAAGGPAFAADEPQPVPEQRAWAADVAAVHDAGVRLSLRLELPGFSAESEKAPDFRAVLQLHAVADPTLVADAAEVWAGSGRPAAAFGPRARMDALLALRRAARAWPPLTPLLTAAVPDTVELVDEEVAELLGAAGRDLAATGVQVHWPRELADRLTASAVIGPVGGEKPAAQDFVGDKGSAEGLASREKGFGSDEETEDARSSSVLPSFLSADALLGFNWRFAVGDQELTRAELDRLAEAGRPLVRLRDRWVLVDPAEVRSARAQQDRTVTPVDALSAVLTGTTEIDGRPVEVAATGWLERLRERLTEPEGGRPEVSQPPALTATLRDYQLRGLDWLHRMTSLGLGGCLADDMGLGKTITVIALHLHRQSDPASAGPTLVVCPTSLMGNWQREIEKFAPDTPVRRFHGATRDLEDLADGGFVLTTYGTMRLDAARLAARSWGLVVADEAQHVKNPYSATARQLRTIGARARVALSGTPVENNLSELWAILDWTTPGLLGSLGAFRTRFAAAVEGGRDPAAAARLAALVRPFLLRRRKSDPGIAPELPPKTETDRAVSLTPEQAGLYEAVVRETLAAISEAEGMARRGLVVKLLTGLKQICNHPAQYLKEDRPRIEGRSGKLELLDELLDTILAEGACTLVFTQYVGMARLLEAHLAARGVRTQFLHGGTPVAEREAMVARFQAGEVPVFLLSLKAAGTGLNLTRAEHVVHYDRWWNPAVEAQATDRAYRIGQDRPVQVHRLIAEGTIEDRIATMLDRKRELADTVLGTGGDTPSELTELTDAELAELVRLRGDGR
- a CDS encoding tannase/feruloyl esterase family alpha/beta hydrolase yields the protein MRLFPGVPLLTALLTAVTVLAPASPAGAEGRATAHCARQDRLRVPGAEHQQSACLADLTTAGLAGTQYTDTADQAGLAARGTRNPSGVPGVQIDGYFPDDSRLNATHGWAHDAQFVIRLPDHWNGGLVVTGAPGTRRQYSTDALISDQVLARGFAYAATDKGNTGPDFFTDGRGPGDAVAEWNRRVTELTRAAKKAVRQRYGRAPERTYMTGISNGGYLTRWQLENRPELYDGGVDWEGVLWTARGPNLLTSLPLTVARSLGQATDEDLIGAGFAPGSRFLWPYHEKAYWGLTQKIFRAEFDPSYDPACPGSTAGGTVEQIFAPCASDASYDYVSRPASVHRAVAKVALTGRIGRPLITLHGDLDTLLPIATDSDVYTGMIDARGRGGLHRYYTVQDGTHTDGLYDTYPDRLRPILPCYRSAFEALTRWVEDGTAPPADRTIARPASGDVVNSCALEE